TGATTTTGAAAAATAGAGGTCAAATAATCATGAGAGAAGTCATTAATAAAACGGCGAAAAGTCCAATAAGAAGGAAGAGGTTTAGAAATGTCGAAGCCACAAAGATGAGCAATGATAAGATTATTGCGGAGATAATCTAAAAGGTCAGAAATTGTGCCGAATCTTTCAGCTTTCATGACAATAAAAGCTCTAAAAAGTGCATGGTGAGAATAACCCTTACGGCCAGGACTAGAGGAAGGGAATTCAGGTATTGAAGACAGGTCAAGATTTTCAAACATAGAAGAATAGAAATCAATTTTAGACTGAGAGGTAAAGAGTTCAGGTATATTTAAAAGCAATTGAAGCTGGTACATGTAGAATTTCCTCCTTCTTAAAAAATTTTTTATAGTGTATATATAATAATTCGACAAATGGGAGGGGAAATCCTACATAAAAGATAAAAAATTCAAGAGTGATAGGAAAAAAGTATGTCTGTAGAATGGCTTAAATTAAGGCTTCTGAATTTTGCACAAGTCTATTTATAAAATTAAAAGGAGGCATATTAAATGTACGGTCTTGAAAAATTAAATATAATCAATGTTAAAAACGTTTACCGTAATTTTCCCGTCCCTAAATTAGTTGAAGAAGCTATAAAAAGAGGAGAAGGAGTACTTGCAAATAATGGTGCTTTTAATGTTTATACCGGTAAATACACAGGTCGTTCTCCAAATGATAAATTTATTGTGGATGAACCAGAAGTTCATGAAGATATATGGTGGGAAAATAATAAAGCTATTTCTATGGATAAATTTGAAAGGTTGTACAACCGTTTAACTGCTTATTTACAAAATCGAGACATTTTTATATTTGACGGTTTTGTAGGTGCTGACCTTCAATATAGAATTCCTATAAGAGTTATAACAGAATATGCGTATCAGAGTTTACTGGCACGCCAATTGTTCATTCGCCCTAATGAAGAAGAACTTAGAAATCACATCCCCGAATACACGCTAATTGCTGCACCAAAGTTCAACTCTATACCTGAATTAGACAATGTAAATTCTGAAGCTTTTATTATATTAAGTTTCACTAAAAAACTAATTATAATCGGTGGCTCTCAGTATGGAGGGGAAATCAAAAAGTCAATCTTTACCCTCATGAACTATCTAATGCCAAAACGAGGCGTGTTATCAATGCATTGCTCTGCCAATATTGGCAAAGATGGAGATACCGCCCTCTTTTTCGGCTTGTCAGGAACGGGAAAAACTACCCTCTCTGCAGACCCTCAGAGGTTTTTAATTGGAGACGATGAACACGGATGGTCAGACAAAGGCATTTTCAACTTTGAAGGAGGATGTTATGCTAAATGCATAAATCTTTCAAAAGAAAAAGAGCCTCAAATTTGGAATGCTATAAAGTTTGGCACCGTACTTGAAAACGTTGTATATGATGAAAATACAAGAGAGCTCGACTATAGCAGTGATAAAATTACAGAAAACACAAGGGCAGCCTATTCTATTGACTTTATACCTGGTGCCATCCCGAGTGGAATGGGAGGGCATCCAAAAGCAATTATATTTTTAACAGCAGACGCTTTTGGGGTTTTGCCACCGATTGCTAAACTTACAAAAGAGCAAGCGATGTATTATTTTTTATCCGGTTACACCAGCAAATTAGCGGGCACAGAGAGAGGTATCACAGAGCCACAAGCTACTTTTTCTACTTGTTTTGGAGCACCCTTTTTACCTTTAAAACCAATGATTTATGCAAAAATGTTAGGAGAAAAAATTGAAAAACACAATGCAAAAGTTTATTTGGTAAACACTGGATGGTCTGGTGGACCTTATGGGATTGGAAACCGCATCAACTTGGCTTATACAAGAGCTATGGTGACAGCTGCATTAAATGGTTCACTGGATGACGTAGAATTTGTAAAAGACCCCATATTTAATTTAAATATACCAACTTCCTGTCCAGGAGTACCTTCAGAAATTTTGAATCCAAAAAATACATGGACTGACAAAGAAGCATATGAAAAAGCAGCAAAAAATTTAGCACTTAGATTTGCAGAAAACTTTAAAAAATACAAAGATGTAACTGAAGAAATTAAAAAATCAGGCCCAAATGTTTAAAAGCATAAAGTCTCCTTGCAGTGCGTACTGCTAGGAGACTTTTATAATTTGTAGCCATTATAATATATCTTTCATATTATAAAGTAGAAGTCAACCTAAAAAAGGAGGTAAGTTTATGTCTGACAAACACAAACACCATGAAAACCAATGGATTTGGATTATAATCATCATTTTGATAATTTTGTTATTTGTACCTGGCATCATCATATGGGAAGAACCTAAAAACGCTGTTTAATAAAAAGGGGCAACTGCCCCTTTTTATTAAACAGCTCAAAATTATTTTCCTTTCTTTTTTAAGTTGGTGATTTGCTCTAATCTCTTTTGTATGTCCTTCTCAAAACCAGAATCCGTCGGTACATAGTATTTCCTGTCTTTAAGATTATCCGGTAGACATTGCATATCTGTTACTTTCTCTTCAAAGTCGTGTGCATACTTATACCCTTTGCCATATCCTAATTCTTTCATAAGCTTTGTAGGAGCATTTCTTAAATGCATAGGCACACTTTCAGCAATTGTCTCTTCTGCATCTTTTTTAGCTTTATTATATGCCACGTATACCGCATTAGATTTAGGAGCTAACGCTAAATATATTGCCACCTGTGCCAGATTTACACTACATTCAGGCATTCCAATATAATGGCAAGCATTATATGCTGCAACAGCCATTTCAAGAGCTTGAGGATCTGCAAGCCCAATATCTTCAGAGGCAAAGCGTATCATCCTTCTTGCGACATAGAGAGGGTCTTCTCCCGCTTCTAACATCCTTGCAAGCCAATACACTGCCGCATCCCAATCGCTATTTCTTAAAGATTTGTGAAAAGCTGATATTAAATTATAGTGCTCCTCTCCCTCTTTATCATACAGTAAAGTCTTTTTTTGCATTGCATCTGCTAATATATCATCTGTAACAATTCTTTTCCCTTCAATTACCTCTGCTGCCATAACTGCAATCTCCAATGTATTTAAAGCAACTCTCGCATCTCCATTTGCAAAAAGTGCAATCTTCTTAAGCTGATCTCCGCTAATTTCTATATCATACATTCCAAGACCTCTTTCTTTATCCCTTAAAGCTCTTTTAAGTAGTACAAGTAAATCTTCTTCTGTAAGAGGTTTCATGACAAAAACTTTAGAACGAGACAAAAGCGCTGAATTTACCTCAAAAGAAGGATTTTCTGTAGTTGCACCAATTAATATTATGTTTCCTTTTTCCACATGAGGCAAAAAAGCATCCTGCTGAGCTTTATTAAAGCGATGAATTTCATCAATAAATACAACAGTTCTAGTTCCATACATAGCATCCAATTCAGCTTTTGCCATTATCTCCTTTATCTCTTTGATTCCTGATAAAACAGCACTAAAGGTGATAAATTTAGAATTTGTCATATTGGCTATAATCATAGCAAGGGTAGTTTTACCTACCCCTGGCGGCCCCCACAAAATCATTGAAGTAATATTGTCCTTTTCAATCAATTCCCTAAGTAATTTCCCTTTACCTAAAAGATGTTCTTGACCTACAAACTCATCCAAAGTTTTGGGTCTCATCCTGTCGGCCAAAGGTTTATTTTTTTTCACTTCATTATCAAATATAGATGCTTGTTTGTATTCCATATTTTCTCACCATCTAAGTTTTATTTTTGTACTTTTTCTTTCTTTTTTCTTTTAGTCGGAACTTTATAGTAACTTTTACAAAGTCCTCTTCTAAAAATTCTGCAATAGCAAGGTCCTTTGTCACAAATTTTACCACAGCAAAGGCATGACTCCCAAATCTATCGTAAATTCGCCCTGCACTATAACAACCTCTTGGAACAGTTCCAACACTATTAGCTACATATCCTACTTGTCCTAATGGGGCAAGGGTAACAGATATTGCTTCATCATCATAGTCATTGTACAAATCCTTTTCTAATCTTACAATCGTGCCTGGTTTCAAAACTTTTGTGCCGTAATAATATTGACATCCAGTTATTGCAATATAAATAGATTCCACCTCATACACTCCCAACTTGATTTTAATTAAAATTATATTTTATTTTACCATTTTGGCCTTTAAAACAATATTCATATCATTCTTTCTTTTATATAAAAGCACAGCAAAGTTGAGCATCCACAGTAAAAGTAAATAACTTTCAACACTACTCAAAAACAACAGCCCACCTAGAATACCAAAACCTACAAGGTCTAATACAGCATCTATTTCAGGTATAGAAGGCTTTCCTCTATTATACCGCCTCTCACCTAATTTTAAAATACCTAAAATGACAGCATAGGTCAAAGAAGCTTTAAAACGAGTAATGGCACTCCACACTCCAAAAGTAGTGGCTAATGCTTTGCCCCCTTTAAATTTTAAAAAGGGTGAAAAAGCGTGGCCTAAAATAGGAGCTATTGCCACAATTGCAATAGCATTTCCTGTAACATACCCTTTTTCAAGAAAATACACCAGCGGAAAATAGCCCTTCATAAAATCAAAAGTAGCGCCAACGACTCCCATTTTAAAGCCTGCTGCATGACCTAAATTGAAAGCTCCGGGATTTCCATCCCTCACTTCTTCTAATCTTTTTCCCAGCATAAGCCCCATCCAATATGAAAACATCAATGAACCACAGCCAAACTCCAATATGCTGAGCAGAATAATCATACATTATTCCTTCTTTCTACACTTATTTCCCTACCCTTCCATAAAACTTTTTTCTTAAATGCCACCTGATAAAAGGAATGTAAAGTTACTAGTATAAAAAAGGCTGTCGAAATAAAATGAAAAATAGGAATAAATATACCAAATCTTCCTGTATACTTTGTAAAATATAGTATTTGCAGAGTATAAAAAAGATAGCCAATTTCGTAAAAAATAGCAATAGGCGAATGAGAAAAAACCAAAAAAGGAGTTATAAATCCCACTAATACAAGTCCTAAAAGCCATAAAACTATCAAGAAAATCGTTCCAAAACTTAAAGTATTTGCACTCAAAATTGCTCCTTTGCTAAATCCCTGTATTTCGCTTATAATACCATAAGGGTACATCCTAAAAGAGACAAGGTCATATCCAATAAAATTTTTAATGTTAATTTTGGCATCTGAGAACTTTTTACCTAAATTAAGGTCATCTAATAGCTCTCCCTTTACACTATAGTGCCCTTTAACTTTCTCATAATTCTCCCTATCCACTACTATACATGATCCATATAAGCCTTTTGGACTTTTTCTTTCAAAAGGAGAAGTAAAAGCAAATATCCCTAAAATATTAGTTATAAGAGCAAGCCTTTCATAAAACTTATCTGTGTAATGATAAGGAATTACAGATATTGCTCCCCCAACTTTCACCTGTTCCTTAAGAAGAGACTCTACTGCAAAAGGAGATAGTCTCACATCTGCATCAAGGAAAATAAGTACATCTCCACTAGACTCCAAAAAGCCATTCCACAAAGCCCAATTTTTCCCTGTCCATCCTTTAGGTAATTCCCTATTTTTTATCACTTTAGCTCCAAAAGTTTTAGCTATTTCGCTTGTATAATCCTCAGAAAAATCATCAACTACAATTATTTCATAAGGCTTATAAGTTTGTTTTTGTAGACTATCAAGAAGATATGGTAAATTTTTTTCTTCATTTCTAGCAGGAATAATTACAGAAACCCTTACATTACCAGTATAATATTGAACACCATTTTTAATAATAACTCGTGAAAATAATATAAAACCACTAATAACTCCTATAATTGATAAAATCAAAACAGTCATACAAGACCCTCTTTTATTTTAATTTTAGAAATTTTTTAAAAACACTTTTTTAGTCTTTTCATCTCCTTCCAATAAATGAATAAATACTTCTTATACTGAACACAATAAGGTTTGTATAGGAAGAGGAGGTGATAACATGACAAAATGGACTCCTTCTATAGGTTGGGGTTGGTGGCTTCTTATCCATATAATAGCTATACCTTTACTGATTTACATTGGAATAAGTTTAAAATAAATAAAATTAAATCCCCCTTTCCTTTATTTATAAAAAACCGTGCCATATAAAAGGAAAATAAGAAGCTAATTCTTTCTTCTAAAAAGCTGTTTAATTAGTATGACCGGTACAAATACAAATATGCCAAACACTACTCCTAATTCATTTCCCAATGTGCTGTTAGGAAGAGGTTTACCTCCTAATCTTCTTCTTAAAGCATGAAAAGCATTGCCATGAGTATTACCTACCATAATAGCTCTTATAGCGTTCATAATGCTATAAGTATAGTCCTCTCCATAAGTCTCCAAAAGTCTTTTATAGGCATCTGGATCAGGATGTCCTGCAGTCTCAGCATAATGCTCAGCAAACATTAAAGCTACCACTTGGTCTTCCGGAACATCTCCAAATTCTCCATTTAACAAATTTTTTATCTCTTCCTTTGACATACCTGACTTCAAAGCCTCTTTGGCGTGAAAATAACTGCAATAGGGGCAACCATTCACTTGTGTTACCGCCAGCATAATCCTTTCCATAAAATCTTTGCTTAACTTCACTTTTTTAGAAGGTTTAGGCTGCCCTCCATGGGTCAATAAATCTTCTACAAACTTATAAAATGTTTTTACATCGTATATTCTATTTGCCTTTTCTTCTGACACTTTTACTACCTCCAGTTTTATATTTTAGTATTCACACTTATTATACTCTATTATTGGAATAAAAAAAATTTGTCATAAATTTAACTAAAAATAATCCTACCTAATTCTTTTATGACTTCACTTTTTGTAAACAAAGAAAGCAC
The sequence above is a segment of the Thermoanaerobacter ethanolicus JW 200 genome. Coding sequences within it:
- a CDS encoding replication-associated recombination protein A, with protein sequence MEYKQASIFDNEVKKNKPLADRMRPKTLDEFVGQEHLLGKGKLLRELIEKDNITSMILWGPPGVGKTTLAMIIANMTNSKFITFSAVLSGIKEIKEIMAKAELDAMYGTRTVVFIDEIHRFNKAQQDAFLPHVEKGNIILIGATTENPSFEVNSALLSRSKVFVMKPLTEEDLLVLLKRALRDKERGLGMYDIEISGDQLKKIALFANGDARVALNTLEIAVMAAEVIEGKRIVTDDILADAMQKKTLLYDKEGEEHYNLISAFHKSLRNSDWDAAVYWLARMLEAGEDPLYVARRMIRFASEDIGLADPQALEMAVAAYNACHYIGMPECSVNLAQVAIYLALAPKSNAVYVAYNKAKKDAEETIAESVPMHLRNAPTKLMKELGYGKGYKYAHDFEEKVTDMQCLPDNLKDRKYYVPTDSGFEKDIQKRLEQITNLKKKGK
- a CDS encoding glycerol-3-phosphate acyltransferase: MIILLSILEFGCGSLMFSYWMGLMLGKRLEEVRDGNPGAFNLGHAAGFKMGVVGATFDFMKGYFPLVYFLEKGYVTGNAIAIVAIAPILGHAFSPFLKFKGGKALATTFGVWSAITRFKASLTYAVILGILKLGERRYNRGKPSIPEIDAVLDLVGFGILGGLLFLSSVESYLLLLWMLNFAVLLYKRKNDMNIVLKAKMVK
- a CDS encoding glycosyltransferase; the encoded protein is MTVLILSIIGVISGFILFSRVIIKNGVQYYTGNVRVSVIIPARNEEKNLPYLLDSLQKQTYKPYEIIVVDDFSEDYTSEIAKTFGAKVIKNRELPKGWTGKNWALWNGFLESSGDVLIFLDADVRLSPFAVESLLKEQVKVGGAISVIPYHYTDKFYERLALITNILGIFAFTSPFERKSPKGLYGSCIVVDRENYEKVKGHYSVKGELLDDLNLGKKFSDAKINIKNFIGYDLVSFRMYPYGIISEIQGFSKGAILSANTLSFGTIFLIVLWLLGLVLVGFITPFLVFSHSPIAIFYEIGYLFYTLQILYFTKYTGRFGIFIPIFHFISTAFFILVTLHSFYQVAFKKKVLWKGREISVERRNNV
- a CDS encoding carboxymuconolactone decarboxylase family protein translates to MSEEKANRIYDVKTFYKFVEDLLTHGGQPKPSKKVKLSKDFMERIMLAVTQVNGCPYCSYFHAKEALKSGMSKEEIKNLLNGEFGDVPEDQVVALMFAEHYAETAGHPDPDAYKRLLETYGEDYTYSIMNAIRAIMVGNTHGNAFHALRRRLGGKPLPNSTLGNELGVVFGIFVFVPVILIKQLFRRKN
- a CDS encoding HIRAN domain-containing protein, with product MESIYIAITGCQYYYGTKVLKPGTIVRLEKDLYNDYDDEAISVTLAPLGQVGYVANSVGTVPRGCYSAGRIYDRFGSHAFAVVKFVTKDLAIAEFLEEDFVKVTIKFRLKEKRKKKYKNKT
- the pckA gene encoding phosphoenolpyruvate carboxykinase (ATP); amino-acid sequence: MYGLEKLNIINVKNVYRNFPVPKLVEEAIKRGEGVLANNGAFNVYTGKYTGRSPNDKFIVDEPEVHEDIWWENNKAISMDKFERLYNRLTAYLQNRDIFIFDGFVGADLQYRIPIRVITEYAYQSLLARQLFIRPNEEELRNHIPEYTLIAAPKFNSIPELDNVNSEAFIILSFTKKLIIIGGSQYGGEIKKSIFTLMNYLMPKRGVLSMHCSANIGKDGDTALFFGLSGTGKTTLSADPQRFLIGDDEHGWSDKGIFNFEGGCYAKCINLSKEKEPQIWNAIKFGTVLENVVYDENTRELDYSSDKITENTRAAYSIDFIPGAIPSGMGGHPKAIIFLTADAFGVLPPIAKLTKEQAMYYFLSGYTSKLAGTERGITEPQATFSTCFGAPFLPLKPMIYAKMLGEKIEKHNAKVYLVNTGWSGGPYGIGNRINLAYTRAMVTAALNGSLDDVEFVKDPIFNLNIPTSCPGVPSEILNPKNTWTDKEAYEKAAKNLALRFAENFKKYKDVTEEIKKSGPNV